The genomic segment AGCCAGGACAGGATGCCCGTCAAGCACTGGGACTTGAAGATACCGTTTTCGATGTTAATGTCACCCCGGACCGTGGCTACGCGCTGTCTGCTCGTGGCTTGACTCGTGAACTGGCTTCCGCATTCGAGCTGTCTTACACCGATATCGCTGCAGAGCCTGCGGTTGCCGGCATTGACGTGAAGGTTCCAGCAGTTGAAGGCTCCTTGATTAACGTTGAGCTGCGTGAAGAGACCAAGGCTGTGCGTTTTGGCCTGCGTAAAGTCTCTGGCATTGATCCAGCTGCGGAAACCCCATTCTGGATGCAGCGTGAACTCATGCTGTCTGGCCAGCGACCAGTCAATGCAGCCACCGATGTCACCAACTACGTCATGGTGCTGCTCGGTCAGCCAATGCATGCTTTCGATGCGGACAAGGTTGCTGGCGATCTCGTTGTTCGCAATGCAACTGCCGGCGAAAAGTTTGAGACCCTTGACCACGTCAAGCGCACCCTGAACGAAGAAGACGTTGTCATCACCGATGACAACGGCATTCAGTCTTTGGCTGGTGTCATGGGCGGAGTGACCTCTGAGATTTCCGATACCACCACTGAGGTGTACTTCGAGGCAGCCACCTGGGACACCATCACCGTTGCGCGCACCTCACGTCGCCACAAGCTCAGCTCTGAGGCTTCTCGACGTTTTGAGCGTGGCGTTGATCCTGCGATTGTCGAAGTTGCTCTTGATATCGCAGCGACCCTCCTCGTTGAGATTGCAGGCGGCACCGTAGCTGCTGGCCGCACTTTGGTCGGCGAGGTCCCAGCAATGCCAGTGATCTCTATGAAGGTCACCCGTCCTTCTGAGCTCGCCGGTGTGGAGTACTCTGCCGAAACTGTGATCAGCCGTTTGGAAGAAGTGGGCTGCACCGTTGTTGCCACTGGTGACATGCTGGAGGTTACTCCTCCAACCTGGCGTGGCGATCTCACCATGTCTGCAGACTTGGTGGAAGAAGTGCTGCGTTTGGAAGGTCTGGAAGCAATTCCAACCATTATCCCAACTGCACCTGCAGGCTGTGGACTTTCTGATGCACAGAAGCGTCGCCGTGCAGTAGGTCATGCATTGGCATACGCGGGTTACGCCGAAATCATCCCGAGCCCATTCGTGGACCCAACTGTTTTTGATGTCTGGGATCTGCCAGCTGATGATGCCCGCCGCAAGACTGTCGGTGTGCTCAACCCTCTCGAGGCAGAGCGCAATGCACTGAGCACCTCCTTGCTTCCTTCCATGCTGGAAGTCGTCAAGCGCAATGTGGCACGTGGGCACAATGATTTCTCCATCTTCGGCCTCCAGCAAGTTGCCTTCGAGCAGGGATCTGGCGTTTCACCAATGCCTTCCGTTGCACAGCGTCCTGAGCAGGATGTTGTTGCAGAACTAATCGGATCGCTTCCAGCACAGCCACTGCATGTGGCAACTGTTGGTACCGGAAACATTGAGTTCGAAGGACCATGGGGCAAGGGTCGTGATTACACCTTTGCCGATGCCATTGAGTCTGCGCGTTCTGTTGCCCGCGCAGCAGGCGTGACCTTGGAGCTGGCCAACGCGGATGCGCTGCCTTGGCACCCAGGTCGCTGCGCGGCATTGCTTGTCGACGGGAAAACCGTTGGTTTTGCCGGCGAACTTCACCCACAGGTACTAGAAAAGTTAGGTCTTCCTGCACGCACCTGCGCAATGGAACTTGACCTTAGTGCATTGCCATTGGTGGAAAACCTTCCTGCACCTGTGCTCTCTGCTTTCCCAGCGTTGCACCAGGACATCGCTTTGGTTGTCGATGAATCCATCCCAGCCGAAGATGTTCGCGCAACAGTAGAAGCTGGCGCTGGCGAACTCATCGAATCCGTTGAACTATTCGATGTCTACCGCTCCGAGCAGCTTGGTGAAAACAAGAAGTCTCTCGCGTTTTCCCTGCGCTTCCGCGCAACTGACCGCACCCTGACTGATGAGGAAGCCAACGAGGCTCGTCTTCAGTCGGCAGAATTGGCTAAGCAGAAATTCAATGCTGAAATGCGTGGCTAGTTCCACATAGTTTTTAGGCGCCTTAGATGGTTAATTCCATCGGAGGCGCCTTTTGCTGTGTTGAGGGCTCTATCACCGACTTCACGTGGTCGACTTCAGTACGATTTTCTAGATTTTCCTAGTGAAGTCGTTGGTGTGAAGTCGAACTCTAAGACTCTGGTTTGCTCTCCGAATCCCGGCTCCCTGTGCTCTCCTTAAGTTCGAGATCGTATACTCGATACCTCGAGCTCAATTTCGTGAAGTTTTTGATGGTTTTCCTAGCAGTATCGAATATATGAAATTGAGTCCAAGGTATTGAGTATGTGAAATCGGTACCGTGATCTCGAATTTCCGAGTTGTGGTGGTGGGGTAGCTGAATAAACACTTAGTTTTTGCTTAAGCACCCAAAATACAGTGACTGATGTTACTGTTGTGACTGAAGTTAATTGATTGGCATGCAAATGTACTTGTAGGCATGTTTGCCTGTTATGGTTTTGTACGTCAAATAACAGTCCCACAACAGTTCCCGGGAAATGATGAACGGGAAAAGGAGAAGACACATGGCTCAGCGAAAACTGACCTCCATGATTGGTGCTGCACTTGCCGCATCTGCTCTATTGGCCGGATTGGCGACTCCCGCAGCAGCTCAAAGTAGCGGGAGCTCCTCAACTGACATCACTCGAGCAATCACATCAAGTGGAGGTGTCGCTGATAGCCATGCACCAGAAGGTGGTGCAAAGGTTGTCGTATTCGGAGACTCCCACACCTCTGGAACAAATGCACCGTTTCGCACTGATGAGCGCGGTTGCCTCAAGGGTGCCAACAACTGGGCAGATCAGCTGCAAGCGCAACTTGGTTTAGGCAGGGGAGAGCTCATTGATGTCTCCTGCTCTGGCGCGTCGATTAATTCTGATGGATTCCATTTCTCCGATGAAGTCCGCCACGCAGAAGCTCGGGGAGCAATTGGCCCCAACACTACTGATATCTTTGTTCAGCTAGGTAAAAACGATCAGTGGGGCTTGTCTGGCGTTAACCTTTTGCAATCTGTGCAAACCTGCTTGATTGACCTTGCCGCCGGATGTGGCGATCGTGCCGTCGCAGCTGGAAAAATGCAGGATCCTAATGCCGTGACTGCAGAAAACTATGCATCACGAGTTAAGCCGGTTATTGATTACCTGAAGTACTACGCTCCAAACGCAGAAATTACTTTGGTGGGATACCAGGAATACACCGCTCGTGGCGGAAGCCAGGTGTGCGTCCGTTTGGGTGGAACACCTTTGGTAAAAAATGATGCTCCTGCATTGGTCTCCTTTATGAACCAGCTTGATATGGCCATTGATGGTGCGGCTGGCATCTTGGGTGTGAGCCACGTCGATCTACGTACTGCTACGCAAGGTCATGGCAGCTGCTCCAATGATCCTTGGGTGAACGGCGTATTGGATGCTCGTGCAGAAATGATTGGTGGACCTTGGCATCCATCTGTCAAGGGTGACTCTGTCACTGCGGGTATCCTGCGAGATCGAGTTAACGCCTAAAGATGTCGTCGATAAGCGTTAACGGTAAGCGCCCGAACCTGCCGTCGCTCACTGGGGCGCGGTGGCTCGCAGCGCTTGCTGTCTATTTATTGCATGCACTGGTTTTCTTATCGGTGTACCCATTCCAGCAATCGGAACTTTTTGCCACCATTCATAAATTTGTTCCGATGCAGCTGGGCTCTGCTGGTGTGACGTTCTTTTTCATTTTGTCTGGATTTTTGATCTATTGGTCAAATAGCCAGCTCAAAGGATTTAAGAATGTGCTGTATTACTGCAAGCGTCGGGTGACCAAGATTTATCCGATGCATCTCATCGCGTTGGTCATGTTTATTGTGGCTTCGGCGAAATTTACGACAACCGGCATTGCCTGGGTACTAGATTTTACGCGGCTTGAATTATGGCTTCCCAATGCGTTGCTCATTCACACATGGAGTCCGGATTGGGTGACGTTGGGTGGATTGAATGTGCCTTCCTGGTCGCTCGGTGCTGAAATGCTGTTCTACCTGACGTTCCCCCTTTTTATCCCGTTGGTGAGAAAAGTGAAGGGAGTGGGGAACTGGTGGGCATTTGGCATTACATTTGCGCTCAGTCTCGCGCTGATCACTGTGATCCACTTTTATGCAGAGGGGCCGAAAGGCATTGAGAACTTCTTCGTTCCACGACTCTGGGATACTAATGTATCGCCAGTAGCGGAAGTTCATGCAGACCCAGTGTGGTTTATGCAAGAAGAAATCCCGGTGCTGGAATCATATTGGCTGTCTTATTATTTCCCATTGACCAGGCTCATTGAGTTCTATTTGGGCGTGTTTGGTGCAAAGCTTGTGGCTGAAGGCATGTTCAAGAACACGAATATCAACATTCCACTGGTTGCTTTGGCACTCTCCTTCGCGGCTACCTGGTTTGTGCCTTTGGCGTTCAAGATGTCTGTCATCATGTCTTTGCCTATGGCATTTGTGGTGGCAACGCTGGCAGTGCGAGATATCGAAGGCAAGAGCGGAGAAATTGCATCACCAAGAGCAGTGCTTTTGGGAAATATTTCCTTTGCTTTCTACATGGTGCAATTCCCCGTGATGGTATTCATACAGCGATATTTCATTGCTGGAAAGGAATTCGGATTCCTAGGCTGGGCATTCTTCGCAGTAGTGTGCTTCCTCTTGTCGGTGGCCTTGGCTTGGGTGCTGTTCACTTTTGTGGATGATCCTTTGATGAAAGCCACTGCACGTAAAAAGGGCACCCGGTATAAAAAGCAATCCAGCGTTCTTAGTCGAGATCTCAAAGTTCTTTTCGGGAAGAATTCAGAAAAGCCCGAAAAGCTTAAAAAGGCTGAAAAATCTGTAAAAGTAGAGACTCGCGTTGAAGAACCCACAGAAACTACCGATGCTCCCGCTAAGGTAGCAACCGGAAATAAATATTAGGGAAGGAAAACATATGACTATTTACCGTAAGCTCGCTGCATCCGCTGCAGCTTTGGCACTGTCCGCATCTCTCGTCGCTTGTGGCGATTCCGAGGAGAGCACCGAAGAAACCACCACCACCCCTTCTTCTTCGACTTCTAGCTCTTCCACATCATCCAGCGAAGCAGCTCCTGTAGAGGAGTCTCCGGCAGTGGAGGAACCTGAGGCAGAAGCTCCTGCGGAACAGGCTCCCGTTGAGGAAGCGCCAGCACCGGCACCAGCGCCAGTAGTGGAACAGGCTCCAGCACCTGCGCCGGCACCTGTTGAGCAAGCTCCGGCACCAGCGCCAGCACCTGCACCAGTTGAGCAGGCACCGGCCCCGGCGCCAGCCCAAGACGCTCCACCTGCATTGCCAGGTGGCGGTGGCGGACACGCAGGCTACTAAAGCTTTCCCGCTTTATTAAAGGCCCACATTTTCAGTTTCTTATGGAATGTGGGTCTTTTTGCATGTCTGGAGTAAATCTCTATGCAGGTCCACGAACATCAAAATGCACAGAAGTGCATAAACTAAGGAAAATACGTCGTAAATCAGGAAAATATGCATGAATAATTTGCATGATTATGCATAACGTGTATGGTGTAACTATGACAATCAAGGTTGCAATCGCAGGAGCTAGTGGATACGCCGGTGGAGAAATCCTCCGCCTCCTCCTAGGTCACCCAGCTTATGCATCTGGTGAACTAGAGATCGGAGCGCTCACCGCAGCGTCAACAGCTGGCAGCACTTTAGGTGAACTAATGCCACATATCCCTCAATTGGCGGATCGTGTCATTGAAAGTACTACACCTGAAACTCTAGCCGGACATGATGTTGTATTTCTCGGACTTCCACACGGATTTTCTGCAGAAATTGCGCTTCAATTAGGACCAGATGTCACAGTGATTGATTGTGCTGCGGATTTCCGTTTGCAAAATGCTGCAGATTGGGAAAAGTATTACGGCTCCAAGCATCAGGGAACATGGCCTTATGGTATTCCAGAGATGCCTGGGCACCGTGACGCGCTTCGTGGAGCAAAGCGTGTTGCAGTTCCTGGATGTTTCCCCACTGGTGCAACGCTTGCTCTTCTTCCCGCAGTGCAGGCGAATCTTATTGAGCCAGATGTCTCTATTGTTTCTATTACCGGAGTCTCAGGAGCTGGCAAAAAGGCTTCTGTTGCACTCTTAGGCTCAGAGACTATGGGTTCCCTGAAGGCGTATAACACCACTGGTAAGCACCGCCACACTCCAGAAATTGCGCAGAATCTCGGTGAGGTTACTGATCTGCCTGTGAAGGTGAGTTTCACTCCAGTGCTTGCACCTTTGCCACGAGGCATCTTGACTACTGCTACAGCACCTCTTAAAGCAGGAGTTTCTGCAGAGCAGGCGCGCGCAGTATATGAGGACTTTTATGCACAGGAAACTTTTGTGCATGTGTTGCCGGAAGGCGCCCAGCCACAAACTCAAGCAGTACTTGGTTCAAATATGTGCCATGTACAGGTGGAAGTAGATGAAGCTGCAGGAAAGATTCTGGTTACTTCAGCAATCGACAACCTCACCAAGGGCACTGCTGGCGCAGCTGTGCAGTGCATGAATTTGAGTGTTGGTTTTGAAGAATCAGCTGGTTTACCTCAAACCGGTGTTGCACCTTAAATAGCATTTTTAGAATACGAAAAATAGTAGGAGTTCATCATGGCAGAAAAGGGCATTACCGCACCTGCGGGATTTGTTGCCTCCGCAACTACTGCGGGAATTAAAGCTTCCGGAAATCCAGATATGGCTTTGGTGCTAAACCAAGGTCCTGAGTTTTCTGCAGCTGCGGTTTTCACTCGCAACCGGGTATTTGCAGCACCAGTGAAGGTAAGCCGTGAAAACGTTGCAGATGGCCAATTGAAGGCTGTGCTGTTCAACGCTGGAAATGCGAATGCATGCAATGGTGTGCAAGGTGAAAAAGATGCTCGAGAAACCGTTACCAACGTAGCGAAGAACCTGGGCCTTCAAGAATCTGATATCGGTGTCTGTTCCACAGGTCTTATTGGTGAATTATTGCCAATGGACAAGCTCAATGCAGGAATTGGCGAGCTGACCAAGCAAGGCGCCTTGGGAGATAACGGCGCTGCGGCTGCCAAAGCAATCATGACCACTGACACGGTTGATAAAGAAACTGTTGTCTTTGCAGATGGTTGGACTGTCGGAGGCATGGGTAAGGGTGTTGGCATGATGGCACCATCACTAGCCACCATGCTGGTGTGCCTGACTACCGATGCATCGATCACACAGGACATGGCTCAGATCGCGCTGTCTAATGCGACTGCCGTTACCTTTGACACTCTAGATATTGATGGATCCACCTCCACCAATGACACCGTGTTCCTTCTTGCTTCCGGCGCTAGTGGAATCACCCCGAGCCAAGATGATTTAAACGATGCAGTTTATGCTGCGTGTTCTGATCTGGCAGCAAAGCTGCAGGCAGATGCCGAAGGTGTGACCAAGCGGGTTGCCGTTACTGTTACCGGTACAACCAACAATGAACAGGCAATCAGCGCTGCTCGTACTGTTGCTCGTGACAATTTGTTCAAGTGCGCAATGTTTGGCTCTGATCCAAACTGGGGCCGTGTGCTGGCAGCTGTCGGCATGGCAGATGCTGATATGGAGCCAGAAAAGATCTCTGTGTTCTTCAATGATCAGGCAGTGTGTCTTGATTCCACAGGTGCGCCTGGTGCTCGTGAAGTTGATCTTTCCGGTGCGGATATTGATGTCCGTATTGATTTGGGCACCGGCGGGGAAGGCGAGGCTACTGTCCGCACCACTGACCTCAGCTTCTCCTACGTAGAGATTAACTCCGCATACAGCACCTAAAAAATCTCGATCACGATAACAACCTTTAAGAAACAGAGCACAGATATGAATGACTTGATCAAAGACCTCGGCTCCGAAGTACGCGCAAATGTCCTCGCTGAGGCACTGCCTTGGTTGCAGCATTTCCGCGATAAGATTGTTGTCGTGAAATATGGCGGAAACGCCATGGTTGATGATGAGCTGAAGGCTGCTTTTGCGGCTGATATGGTGTTTTTGCGAACCGTAGGCGCAAAGCCAGTAGTTGTGCACGGCGGTGGCCCTCAGATTTCTGACATGCTCAACCGTGTTGGTCTGCAGGGAGAGTTCAAGGGCGGCTTCCGCGTGACCACACCAGAGGTCATGGATATTGTCCGCATGGTGCTCTTTGGTCAGGTGGGCCGTGATCTTGTTGGTTTGATCAACTCACATGGTCCTTATGCGGTGGGTACTTCTGGTGAGGATGCCGGATTATTTACTGCTGAAAAGCGGCTGGTCAATATTGATGGGGTAGCCACCGATATCGGCTTGGTGGGAGATATTGTCAATGTCGATGCCTCTTCCTTGATGGATATCATTGAGGCTGGTCGCATTCCTGTCGTGTCCACTATTGCTCCCGGCGAAGATGGACAGATTTACAATATCAATGCAGATACCGCGGCAGGTGCTTTGGCTGCAGCCATCGGTGCAGAGCGCTTGCTGGTTCTTACCAACGTGGAGGGTCTGTACACCGATTGGCCAGATAAGAGCTCACTGGTGTCCAAGATTAAGGCCACTGAGTTGGAAGCTCTGTTGCCAGGACTTGATTCCGGCATGATTCCAAAGATGGAGTCTTGCCTCAATGCGGTTCGTGGGGGAGTAAGTGCCGCGCACGTTATTGATGGTCGTATCGCTCACTCAGTGTTGCTTGAGCTGTTGACCATGGGCGGTATTGGCACGATGGTGTTGCCAGATGTCATTGATCGGGAAAATTATCCTGAGGGCACAGTGTTTAGAAAAGATGATAAAGATGGGGACCTGTAACAGATGAATACGCTAGAAACTTGGCCAGAAGTAATCATTAATACCTATGGCACTCCGCCGGTTGAGTTGGTCTCCGGTAAGGGCGCTACTGTCACCGATGATCAGGGAAATGTCTACATTGATCTTCTCGCGGGCATTGCGGTCAATGCTCTCGGACATGCGCATCCTGCGATCATCGAAGCGGTAACCAACCAGATTGGTCAGCTTGGTCATGTCTCCAATCTTTTTGCCTCTCGGCCGGTCGTTGAGGTTGCGGCCGAGCTCATTAAGCGTTTTTCGCTTGACGACGCCGCCCTCGCCGCGCGCACCCGCGTTTTCTTCTGCAACTCAGGCGCCGAAGCAAACGAGGCGGCATTCAAGATTGCTCGCTTGACTGGTCGCTCTCGCATTCTGGCTGCTGTCCATGGTTTCCATGGCCGCACCATGGGTTCGTTGGCACTGACCGGTCAGCCTGATAAGCGTGAAGCTTTTACTCCGATGCCAAGCGGTGTGGAATTTTATCCTTATGGCGACACTGAGTACCTGCGCACGTTGGTCGAAACCAACCCGGGCGATGTGGCTGCCATTTTCCTGGAACCAATTCAGGGCGAAACTGGCGTGATTCCTGCGCCGGAAGGATTTCTTAAGGCTGTGCGCGAGCTCTGCGATGAGCATGGCATTTTGATGGTTACCGATGAGGTACAAACTGGCGTGGGTCGTACTGGTGATTTCTTTGCCCATCAGCATGATGGCGTGGTGCCAGATGTGGTGACCATGGCCAAGGGACTTGGCGGTGGCCTTCCAATCGGTGCGTGTTTAGCTACTGGTCGTGCCGCTGAGCTGATGACCCCGGGCAAGCACGGCACCACATTCGGTGGAAACCCCATTGCTTGTGCTGCTGCCAAAGCTGTGTTGTCTGTTGTCGATGATGCGTTCTGCGCTGAAGTCACCCGCAAGGGTGAGCTGTTCAAAGAACTTCTCTCCGAAGTGGACGGCGTTGTAGAGGTCCGTGGCAGGGGCTTGATGTTGGGCGTGGTGCTGGAGCGCGACGTCGCAAAGCAAGCTGTTCTTGATGGTTTTAAGCAGGGCGTTATTTTGAATGCTCCGGCGGATAACATCGTTCGTTTGACCCCGCCGCTGGTTATTACCGATGAAGAAATTGCAGACGCTGTCAAGGCTATTGCCAAGACAATCGCATAAAGGAAGTTATTTACTATGACATCTCAACCACACGTTCGCCATTTCCTGGCCGATGATGACCTCAGTCCAGCTGAGCAGGCAGAAGTTTTAACCCTTGCGGCGAAGCTTAAGGCGGCGCCTTTTTCAGAGCGTCCGCTAGAGGGCCCGAAATCTGTTGCGGTGCTTTTTGATAAGACCTCGACGCGTACCCGTTTTTCCTTTGATGCTGGCATCGCGCAGCTTGGCGGGCACGCCATTGTGGTGGATTCAGGCAGCTCACAAATGGGCAAGGGCGAAACACTGCAGGACACGGCGGCGGTGTTGTCTCGTTATGTGGAAGCAATCGTGTGGCGCACCTATGCCCATGATAATTTCCATGCGATGGCAGAAACCTCCACGGTGCCACTGGTGAATTCACTATCTGATGATTTGCACCCATGTCAGATTTTGGCTGATTTGCAGACCATCGTGGAAAACCTTTGCCCAGAGGAAGGCCCAGCCGGCCTCAAGGGTAAAAAGGCCGTGTACCTCGGTGATGGCGACAACAATATGGCCAATTCATACATGATTGGTTTTGCTACCGCTGGAATGGATATTTCCATCATCGCCCCTGTTGGATTCCAGCCTCGTGCGCAATTCGTGGAGCGTGCCACCACGCGCGGCGCGGAAACCGGTGCTCAGGTTGTTGTTTCTGACAGCCTGGATGAAGTTGCTGGCGCAGATGTTGTGATCACCGATACCTGGGTATCCATGGGCATGGAAAATGATGGCGTTGATCGCAGCACGCCTTTCGTTCCTTATCAGGTCAATGATGAAGTCATGGCACAGGCAAATGAGGGCGCAATCTTCTTGCATTGCCTGCCTGCTTACCGTGGCAAAGAAGTATCCGCATCTGTTATTGATGGACCATCCTCCAAAGTGTTCGATGAAGCAGAAAATCGTCTGCATGCACAAAAAGCATTGCTGGTGTGGCTGCTAGCTAACCAACCGGAGTAAAACATGTCTTTGAGCGAAACTTCCGATAATTCTGCACCGGTCACCCGCACCACCCGCCAAGCGCTGATTTTGCAGATCTTGGATAAACAAAAAGTCACCAGCCAGGTGCAGTTGTCTGAATTGCTTCTTGATGAAGGCATCGACATCACCCAAGCCACCTTGTCCCGTGATTTGGATGAATTGGGCGCACGGAAAGTACGTCCCGATGGTGGACGTGCCTTCTATGCAGTTGGTCCAGTGGACAGCACAGTGCGTGAAGATCTGCGCGGACCTTCGGAAAAGCTTCGTCGGATGCTTGATGAACTTCTCGTATCCACGGACCATTCTGGAAATATTGCGATGCTGCGCACCCCACCCGGGGCCGCTCAGTATCTGGCCAGTTTTATCGATAGGGTGGGACTCAAAGAAGTCGTGGGCACAATCGCAGGTGATGACACTGTATTTGTGCTCGCCCGTGATCCCCTCACAGGTAAAGAACTTGGCGAATTATTGGGCAGGCGCGCAACCTAGTTCAAGCCTTGTTAATGCAGGCAGGTAAGGTATACCCCGAGTGTTTTATCGAGGTATAGCAAGCCTTTCAACACAGTAAAAATCTTTAAATATCCTTTTGGCACAAGCGCTCAAAAGGACCATATAAATGAAGGAGTACACCTTAATATGACTAACCGAATCGTACTTGCTTACTCTGGCGGTCTAGATACCACCGTGGCAATCCCATACCTGAAGAAGATGATCGAGGGCGAAGTTATCGCAGTATCCCTCGACCTTGGTCAGAGCGGTGAGAACATGGAAAGCGTTCGCCAGCGTGCATTGGATGCCGGCGCAGCTGAGTCCATCGTTGTTGATGCAAAGGATGAGTTCGCTGAGGAGTACTGCCTGCCAACTATCAAGGCAAACGGCATGTACATGAAGCAGTACCCACTGGTTTCTGCAATTTCTCGTCCACTGATCGTCAAGCACCTCGTTGAGGCCGGCAAGCAGTTCAACGGTACCCACGTTGCACACGGCTGCACCGGCAAGGGCAACGACCAGGTTCGTTTTGAAGTTGGTTTCATGGACACTGATCCAAACCTTCAGATCATCGCACCTGCTCGTGACTTCGCATGGACCCGCGACAAGGCTATTGCCTTTGCTGAAGAGAACAACGTGCCAATCGAACAGTCTGTCAAGTCTCCTTTCTCCATCGACCAGAACCTTTGGGGTCGTGCAGTTGAGACCGGTTACCTGGAAGATCTGTGGAATGCTCCAACCAAGGACATCTACGCGTACACCGAGGATCCCGCTCTGGGCAATGCTCCTGATGAGGTCATCATCTCCTTCGAAGGTGGCAAGCCAGTTGCTATCGACGGCCGTCCAGTTACTGTGCTGCAGGCAATCGAAGAGCTGAATCGCCGTGCAGGTGCACAGGGCATCGGCCGCCTCGACATGGTTGAGGACCGTCTCGTCGGCATCAAGTCCCGCGAAATCTACGAAGCTCCAGGTGCGATCACATTGATCAAGGCACACGAGGCTTTGGAAGATGTCACCATCGAGCGCGAACTTGCTCGCTACAAGCGCGGCATCGATGCTCGCTGGGCAGAAGAAGTATATGACGGCCTGTGGTTCGGCCCACTGAAGCGTTCCCTTGACGCTTTCATCGACTCCACCCAGGAGCACGTCACCGGCGATATCCGCATGGTTTTGCACGCAGGTTCCATCACCGTTAACGGTCGTCGTTCCAGCCACTCCCTCTACGACTTCAACCTGGCTACCTATGACACTGGCGATACCTTCGACCAGACCCTAGCTAAGGGCTTCGTGCAGCTGCACGGCCTGTCCTCCAAGATCGCCAACAAGCGCGACCGCGAAGCTGGCAACAACTAAGCTGCCACCTGGGGGTCCTCATTGTGGACCCCACCCAGCAAGTAGATTTTCATCGAATTTAAGAAAGTAGAAACAACACATGGAACAGCAC from the Corynebacterium crudilactis genome contains:
- a CDS encoding arginine repressor translates to MSLSETSDNSAPVTRTTRQALILQILDKQKVTSQVQLSELLLDEGIDITQATLSRDLDELGARKVRPDGGRAFYAVGPVDSTVREDLRGPSEKLRRMLDELLVSTDHSGNIAMLRTPPGAAQYLASFIDRVGLKEVVGTIAGDDTVFVLARDPLTGKELGELLGRRAT
- a CDS encoding argininosuccinate synthase; amino-acid sequence: MTNRIVLAYSGGLDTTVAIPYLKKMIEGEVIAVSLDLGQSGENMESVRQRALDAGAAESIVVDAKDEFAEEYCLPTIKANGMYMKQYPLVSAISRPLIVKHLVEAGKQFNGTHVAHGCTGKGNDQVRFEVGFMDTDPNLQIIAPARDFAWTRDKAIAFAEENNVPIEQSVKSPFSIDQNLWGRAVETGYLEDLWNAPTKDIYAYTEDPALGNAPDEVIISFEGGKPVAIDGRPVTVLQAIEELNRRAGAQGIGRLDMVEDRLVGIKSREIYEAPGAITLIKAHEALEDVTIERELARYKRGIDARWAEEVYDGLWFGPLKRSLDAFIDSTQEHVTGDIRMVLHAGSITVNGRRSSHSLYDFNLATYDTGDTFDQTLAKGFVQLHGLSSKIANKRDREAGNN
- a CDS encoding acetylornithine transaminase; protein product: MNTLETWPEVIINTYGTPPVELVSGKGATVTDDQGNVYIDLLAGIAVNALGHAHPAIIEAVTNQIGQLGHVSNLFASRPVVEVAAELIKRFSLDDAALAARTRVFFCNSGAEANEAAFKIARLTGRSRILAAVHGFHGRTMGSLALTGQPDKREAFTPMPSGVEFYPYGDTEYLRTLVETNPGDVAAIFLEPIQGETGVIPAPEGFLKAVRELCDEHGILMVTDEVQTGVGRTGDFFAHQHDGVVPDVVTMAKGLGGGLPIGACLATGRAAELMTPGKHGTTFGGNPIACAAAKAVLSVVDDAFCAEVTRKGELFKELLSEVDGVVEVRGRGLMLGVVLERDVAKQAVLDGFKQGVILNAPADNIVRLTPPLVITDEEIADAVKAIAKTIA
- the argF gene encoding ornithine carbamoyltransferase, coding for MTSQPHVRHFLADDDLSPAEQAEVLTLAAKLKAAPFSERPLEGPKSVAVLFDKTSTRTRFSFDAGIAQLGGHAIVVDSGSSQMGKGETLQDTAAVLSRYVEAIVWRTYAHDNFHAMAETSTVPLVNSLSDDLHPCQILADLQTIVENLCPEEGPAGLKGKKAVYLGDGDNNMANSYMIGFATAGMDISIIAPVGFQPRAQFVERATTRGAETGAQVVVSDSLDEVAGADVVITDTWVSMGMENDGVDRSTPFVPYQVNDEVMAQANEGAIFLHCLPAYRGKEVSASVIDGPSSKVFDEAENRLHAQKALLVWLLANQPE